A window of Cohnella herbarum contains these coding sequences:
- a CDS encoding beta-mannosidase, with protein sequence MSEFSWAIADWKFKACEDPSWLPARVPGCVHTDLLRNGLIPNPFEGANEKQLQWIDRKDWEYVSEFDAPPELLAHSQAEIVFEGLDTYAEVYLNDIHLLSANNMFRTWKLNVKAHLRAHGNRLRIVFRSPINEGLVKLEANGFGYPASNDDSITGGLGDTKLSVFSRKAPYHFGWDWGPRFVTSGICKDITLVGWTGYRITDLFIYQKRVTTEIASVLAIVEIQSEIAGKAEISVLANDGQRWAQEAVIVPGSQTVEVALEIANPKLWWSRGLGEANLYSFEASIRALDLSPASRSVRTGLRSLKLIRKPDDRGTSFYFELNGIPVFAKGANHIPNDSFINDVTFERYRHEIASAAASNFNMLRVWGGGIYEEDIFYDLCDEYGILVWQDFMFACSMYPGDEAFLDNVRGEAADNIRRLRNHPSIALWCGNNEIDGAWSHYKEDAGWGWKQQYSHELREKIWADYEELFHGLLPGIVAELAPETDYWPSSPMQAITNDAEQHATNDSSHGDIHFWAVWHASEPFENYKLNVGRFMSEYGFQSFPEYKTVRTYANEEQMALDSEVMLHHQKNGRGNFLIKEYSDKYLSEPKDFVSFLYLSQVLQAEGMKMAIEAHRRNKDYCMGTLYWQMNDCWPVASWSSMDYLGRWKAVQYYARRSYRDLMLSIDQNGETVEFHAVSDIPESLSGTLEWSLYDFEGRLLEQAEYPIEVPANKAVKLLDWPVKDRAVKYDPLRTVLIGRLIQEGTVLDRKEHYFEYLKHLALAPEPAIEVTEVEGSSGSTFVVKARGFAKQVWLQSEEEGVFSDNFFDLVPGIPQTVQFMKRGAGNAAFGPASPGKLEVSSMIDYIKR encoded by the coding sequence ATGTCTGAATTTAGTTGGGCAATCGCCGACTGGAAATTCAAAGCATGCGAAGATCCGAGCTGGTTGCCTGCACGAGTACCGGGATGCGTTCATACGGATTTGTTGAGAAACGGACTAATCCCGAACCCCTTCGAAGGAGCGAACGAGAAGCAACTTCAATGGATAGATCGCAAGGATTGGGAGTATGTATCCGAATTTGACGCTCCACCGGAACTGCTCGCTCATTCCCAAGCGGAAATCGTATTTGAAGGATTAGATACCTATGCCGAGGTATATTTGAACGATATTCATCTGTTATCGGCGAACAACATGTTCCGTACATGGAAGCTTAACGTGAAAGCTCATCTTCGCGCGCATGGCAATCGTCTAAGGATCGTCTTTCGTTCGCCGATCAATGAAGGACTTGTTAAGCTCGAAGCTAACGGATTCGGTTATCCGGCATCGAATGACGATTCTATCACGGGCGGATTGGGGGATACGAAGCTAAGCGTATTCTCGCGGAAAGCCCCCTATCACTTCGGCTGGGATTGGGGACCGAGATTCGTCACCAGCGGCATTTGCAAGGATATTACCCTCGTTGGCTGGACAGGCTACCGAATAACGGATTTATTCATTTATCAGAAGCGGGTCACGACCGAAATCGCGAGCGTTCTCGCGATCGTGGAAATACAATCGGAGATTGCCGGTAAGGCAGAGATATCGGTTCTTGCGAACGATGGACAACGTTGGGCGCAAGAAGCGGTCATCGTTCCCGGAAGCCAAACGGTGGAAGTGGCATTGGAAATCGCGAATCCGAAGCTGTGGTGGAGCAGAGGGTTAGGAGAGGCTAACTTGTATTCCTTCGAAGCTTCGATTCGCGCTTTGGATCTATCGCCGGCGAGCAGATCGGTTCGAACGGGACTTCGCTCGTTGAAGCTGATCCGTAAACCGGACGATCGAGGAACTTCGTTTTATTTCGAGCTGAACGGAATTCCGGTCTTCGCCAAAGGCGCCAACCATATCCCGAATGATAGCTTTATTAACGATGTCACTTTCGAACGGTATCGCCATGAAATCGCGAGCGCCGCCGCTTCGAATTTCAATATGCTTCGAGTGTGGGGCGGAGGCATATACGAGGAAGATATATTCTACGACTTGTGCGATGAATACGGCATTCTCGTATGGCAGGATTTTATGTTCGCATGCAGTATGTATCCCGGCGACGAGGCTTTCTTAGATAACGTTCGCGGCGAAGCGGCCGACAATATCAGAAGGCTGCGCAACCATCCGAGTATCGCGTTATGGTGCGGAAACAACGAAATCGACGGGGCGTGGTCGCACTATAAAGAAGACGCGGGATGGGGATGGAAACAACAATATTCGCATGAACTTAGGGAGAAAATATGGGCGGATTACGAAGAGCTTTTCCACGGATTACTTCCCGGGATCGTCGCGGAATTAGCACCCGAAACGGATTATTGGCCGTCCTCGCCAATGCAGGCGATTACGAACGATGCCGAACAACACGCGACGAACGATTCTTCTCATGGGGATATCCATTTTTGGGCGGTTTGGCATGCTTCGGAGCCGTTCGAGAATTATAAGTTAAATGTCGGCCGGTTCATGAGCGAATACGGATTTCAATCGTTCCCCGAATACAAAACGGTTCGCACGTACGCGAATGAGGAACAGATGGCACTGGATTCCGAAGTCATGCTGCATCATCAGAAGAACGGTCGGGGCAATTTCTTGATTAAAGAGTACTCCGACAAATACCTCAGCGAGCCGAAAGATTTCGTTTCGTTCCTCTACTTGAGCCAAGTGCTTCAAGCCGAAGGGATGAAGATGGCGATCGAAGCCCATCGGAGAAACAAGGACTACTGCATGGGGACGTTGTATTGGCAGATGAACGACTGTTGGCCGGTTGCCTCGTGGTCCAGCATGGATTATTTGGGCAGATGGAAAGCGGTTCAGTATTACGCTCGCCGAAGCTATCGCGACTTGATGTTATCGATCGATCAGAATGGGGAAACGGTGGAATTCCATGCCGTCTCTGATATTCCGGAGTCGCTCTCGGGTACTTTGGAGTGGAGCCTATACGACTTCGAAGGTCGTTTGTTGGAGCAAGCGGAATATCCGATTGAAGTGCCGGCGAATAAGGCGGTTAAATTATTGGATTGGCCGGTTAAAGATCGGGCCGTCAAATACGATCCTTTGCGGACGGTATTGATCGGAAGGCTCATTCAAGAAGGCACGGTGCTGGATCGCAAGGAGCACTATTTCGAATACCTGAAGCATCTGGCGTTAGCGCCGGAACCGGCAATTGAAGTTACGGAAGTCGAAGGCTCCTCGGGTTCGACATTCGTCGTAAAAGCAAGGGGGTTTGCGAAGCAAGTGTGGCTGCAATCGGAGGAAGAGGGCGTATTCTCCGATAATTTCTTCGATCTCGTGCCGGGGATTCCGCAGACGGTGCAGTTTATGAAGAGAGGCGCGGGCAATGCGGCCTTTGGTCCGGCCTCGCCAGGTAAGCTCGAGGTTTCGTCGATGATCGATTATATCAAACGGTAA
- a CDS encoding helix-turn-helix transcriptional regulator, with translation MENSNTRLLNSNEIRPSIHWAQRQYVSQTDGVTRRLYDFEIMYVISGEMRVAFHDEKESRVYSPGDLLFLPSAVPHLIEITPVSGAALLGIHFDFYDEFEITPDIYIVVDEDKVYPEAICSMPVSANGEPMLARRYASIPVEIVKWMEFICEEFTTCRPGFEIACNGAMMLILSALYRLQPMPERTLPSPYHVMLNDLIDELNNGLHLQWNNATMAHRLSVSEDHFIRIFKETYSMTPNQYLQHLRHQEAKRGLRETDMKVETIGKHVGYDSLHHFSHIFKRWQGVSPREYRKMCNIL, from the coding sequence GTGGAAAATTCCAACACAAGATTACTCAACAGCAATGAAATACGACCAAGCATTCATTGGGCGCAGAGGCAATACGTTTCGCAAACGGACGGCGTAACAAGGAGACTGTACGACTTCGAGATTATGTATGTCATTTCCGGGGAAATGAGAGTCGCATTCCACGATGAGAAGGAATCGAGAGTTTACTCTCCCGGAGACCTGCTGTTCCTCCCGTCGGCCGTCCCTCATTTGATCGAAATTACGCCCGTGTCCGGCGCGGCATTGCTTGGCATTCATTTCGACTTTTACGATGAATTCGAAATTACCCCGGATATTTACATCGTCGTCGATGAGGACAAGGTTTATCCGGAAGCTATCTGCTCCATGCCCGTAAGCGCGAACGGAGAACCGATGCTTGCCCGTCGGTATGCTTCCATTCCCGTCGAGATCGTTAAGTGGATGGAGTTCATTTGCGAAGAATTCACGACTTGTCGCCCCGGATTCGAAATCGCTTGCAACGGCGCGATGATGCTGATTCTTTCGGCTTTATATAGACTGCAGCCCATGCCGGAACGGACATTACCCTCACCGTATCACGTCATGCTTAACGACTTAATCGACGAGTTGAACAACGGACTCCATTTGCAATGGAACAATGCGACGATGGCGCATCGTCTCAGCGTCAGCGAGGACCATTTTATTCGTATATTCAAAGAAACCTACAGCATGACGCCCAACCAATATCTTCAACACTTGCGTCATCAAGAAGCCAAAAGAGGTTTAAGGGAAACCGATATGAAAGTAGAAACGATCGGCAAACACGTCGGATACGACAGCTTGCATCATTTCAGCCACATTTTCAAAAGATGGCAAGGCGTCTCCCCGCGAGAGTATCGAAAAATGTGCAATATTCTATAA
- a CDS encoding Gfo/Idh/MocA family protein: MKIGIIGYGLRISSLFRNIAETDPECRIVAIADPRKDELRSSFEGNADGIRFFDDADEMLSNVQLDGVVIGTRCNLHTEMALKVLKLNLPLYLEKPVATNYEDLFRLKAGYEASKSQVVVSFPLRNTPLVKLAKEIIDSGKIGTVEHVQAVNNVPYGGVYYHSWYRDEKITGGLFLQKATHDFDYIQYLLGLKPVSVCAMKSKQIFKGHKPAGLKCADCEERHTCEESTIKPVNRERGEYCSFAVDTGNEDSGSALLRYESGMHVNYSQNFFARRGAEKRGARLLGYKGTLEFDWYTGELNVYMHHEPKVETHRFDLNALDGHGGGDGILVRNFIQTMRGAEKSATTLDDGLLSALLCLKAKESAETNTFQNVEWNAELIPSATPASATV, from the coding sequence ATGAAAATCGGAATAATCGGCTATGGCTTGAGGATAAGTAGCTTATTCAGGAATATCGCGGAGACCGATCCCGAGTGCCGTATCGTCGCGATTGCGGACCCGCGCAAAGACGAGCTCCGATCGAGCTTCGAGGGAAATGCCGATGGCATCCGCTTTTTCGATGATGCGGACGAAATGCTAAGCAACGTGCAATTGGACGGGGTCGTCATCGGAACTCGCTGCAACCTTCATACGGAGATGGCTTTGAAGGTTTTGAAGCTCAATTTGCCGTTGTACCTGGAAAAGCCGGTCGCTACGAACTACGAGGATTTATTCCGGTTGAAAGCCGGTTACGAGGCTTCGAAATCGCAAGTTGTCGTCTCGTTTCCTCTCAGGAACACGCCTCTGGTCAAACTTGCTAAGGAAATCATCGATTCTGGGAAAATCGGAACGGTAGAGCATGTGCAAGCGGTGAATAACGTTCCTTACGGCGGGGTTTATTACCATAGCTGGTATAGGGACGAAAAGATAACCGGCGGGTTATTCTTGCAGAAGGCGACGCATGATTTCGACTATATTCAGTATTTGCTCGGCCTGAAACCCGTCTCGGTATGCGCGATGAAATCAAAGCAGATCTTCAAGGGTCACAAGCCGGCCGGTTTAAAGTGCGCGGATTGCGAAGAGCGGCATACTTGCGAGGAGAGCACGATTAAGCCTGTTAATCGGGAGCGAGGGGAATATTGCAGCTTTGCCGTGGATACCGGGAACGAGGATTCCGGAAGTGCGCTGCTACGATATGAGTCAGGCATGCACGTGAACTATTCGCAAAATTTCTTCGCCCGAAGGGGAGCGGAGAAGCGAGGCGCAAGACTGCTGGGTTATAAGGGCACGCTGGAATTCGATTGGTACACGGGCGAATTAAATGTATATATGCACCATGAGCCTAAGGTTGAAACGCATCGATTCGATTTGAATGCTCTGGACGGGCATGGAGGGGGCGACGGAATATTAGTTCGCAATTTTATTCAGACGATGCGCGGAGCGGAAAAGTCGGCTACGACGCTGGATGATGGATTGTTGAGCGCTTTATTATGTTTGAAGGCGAAAGAGTCCGCGGAAACAAATACTTTTCAGAATGTGGAGTGGAACGCGGAATTAATCCCCTCCGCCACCCCCGCCTCCGCCACCGTCTGA
- a CDS encoding CpaF family protein translates to MAFSGLTQGELSELRDAVRSRLSWDSSVTDEELRQLIESELFRRERTRQMTAAERKAAVMRLFHSFRGLDALQPLLEDQEITEIMINSHDEIYIERRGELSAVNVGFDSSERLEDLIQSMVGRVNRIVNEASPIVDARLPDGSRVHVVLPPIALKGPTVTIRRFPRNPLGMKDLIEREALSEEAAEFLRRMVTAKYNLFISGGTGSGKTTFLNALSQWIPSDERVITIEDAAELQIRGVTNLVSLETRNANSEGKGQIGIRELIRASLRMRPNRIIVGEVRGAEALDMLQAMNTGHEGSLSTGHSNGAKDMISRLETMVLSGADLPVSVIRQQIASALDVVIHLSRYRDSSRRVAEISEVTGIRNGEIELSTLFRFEETGERNGRIVGRLLPVESLRDQRKLREAGLIGREGP, encoded by the coding sequence ATGGCATTCAGCGGACTCACGCAAGGGGAGCTGTCTGAGCTAAGGGATGCCGTTCGATCGCGTCTATCGTGGGACAGTTCCGTGACGGATGAAGAGCTGAGACAGTTGATCGAGAGCGAGCTGTTTCGTAGGGAACGGACGCGTCAAATGACGGCAGCCGAGCGAAAGGCCGCGGTAATGAGATTGTTTCATTCTTTTCGCGGCTTGGATGCTTTGCAGCCGTTGTTGGAGGATCAAGAAATTACGGAAATCATGATCAATTCCCACGATGAGATCTATATCGAGAGAAGAGGGGAACTGAGCGCGGTTAATGTAGGTTTCGATAGCTCGGAAAGATTGGAGGATTTGATCCAAAGCATGGTGGGACGAGTGAATCGGATCGTAAACGAAGCTTCCCCGATAGTCGATGCTCGCTTGCCGGATGGTTCCAGGGTACATGTCGTCTTGCCGCCGATCGCTTTGAAAGGTCCGACCGTTACGATTCGACGATTCCCGCGGAACCCGCTCGGTATGAAAGATTTAATCGAACGGGAGGCCCTTTCGGAAGAGGCGGCCGAATTTCTTCGCCGGATGGTTACGGCGAAATACAACTTATTCATTAGCGGTGGAACCGGATCGGGCAAAACGACTTTCCTTAACGCATTGTCCCAATGGATTCCGTCGGATGAACGGGTGATCACGATCGAAGATGCGGCGGAGCTGCAAATCAGAGGGGTGACGAACTTAGTCTCCTTGGAAACGCGCAATGCGAATAGCGAAGGTAAAGGTCAAATCGGGATCCGAGAACTGATTCGCGCGTCGCTGCGCATGCGGCCCAATCGAATCATCGTCGGAGAAGTTCGTGGCGCTGAGGCTCTCGATATGCTGCAGGCAATGAATACGGGGCATGAAGGCAGCTTGTCTACGGGACATTCCAACGGCGCCAAGGATATGATTTCCCGGCTGGAAACGATGGTGCTCAGCGGAGCCGACTTGCCCGTAAGCGTCATTCGTCAACAAATCGCCTCGGCTTTGGATGTCGTCATTCATCTGAGCCGCTATCGCGACTCCTCTCGAAGAGTGGCGGAAATCAGCGAGGTTACCGGGATAAGAAATGGCGAAATCGAGCTCAGCACGTTGTTCCGTTTTGAAGAGACGGGGGAACGCAACGGCAGAATCGTCGGTCGGCTGCTGCCGGTCGAGTCTTTACGGGACCAACGTAAGCTTAGGGAAGCCGGATTAATCGGGAGGGAGGGGCCATGA
- a CDS encoding type II secretion system F family protein codes for MTDYGIYRLSVLERTWAIGFGSLFCFAAIWLMYRNPYIALVAAPLGLLYPRLYASTLCRKRREKLRLQFKDALQALSSLLSAGRSVENAFMSLENDLVLLIGDTQSDLMMELRAITNRLNNGEQLEAALQDFANRSDLEEVRNFAEVIKICKRAGGDLVEVVRRTSQLISEKLEVELEVSVLISQKKFESKIMMGMPFAFVGILGFMAADYMQPLHEGMGILLLTVCLLLLTGCSWWMLRIMDIRL; via the coding sequence ATGACCGACTATGGGATTTATCGGCTTAGCGTCTTGGAACGAACTTGGGCGATCGGATTCGGAAGTCTGTTCTGCTTCGCGGCAATCTGGCTGATGTACCGAAATCCTTACATTGCCTTGGTTGCGGCTCCTCTAGGGTTGCTGTATCCGCGTTTATATGCGAGCACCTTATGCAGGAAACGGCGGGAGAAGTTACGACTACAATTCAAGGATGCCCTGCAGGCTTTGTCGTCGTTGCTGTCCGCTGGGAGGTCGGTTGAAAATGCTTTTATGTCCTTGGAGAACGATCTGGTTCTTCTAATCGGTGATACGCAGTCCGATTTAATGATGGAGCTTAGAGCGATCACCAATCGATTAAATAACGGGGAACAGTTGGAAGCGGCATTGCAGGATTTCGCCAATCGTTCAGATCTGGAGGAGGTGAGGAACTTCGCCGAAGTGATCAAGATTTGCAAGAGGGCCGGAGGGGATTTAGTCGAGGTTGTCCGCAGAACCTCGCAGCTCATTAGCGAGAAACTGGAGGTAGAGCTTGAAGTTTCCGTGCTTATTTCCCAGAAGAAATTCGAATCTAAAATCATGATGGGGATGCCGTTCGCTTTCGTAGGGATACTCGGGTTCATGGCGGCCGATTATATGCAACCGCTCCATGAAGGGATGGGGATCTTATTGCTGACGGTATGCTTGCTCCTGCTGACGGGTTGCAGTTGGTGGATGCTGCGGATCATGGATATTAGGCTATGA
- a CDS encoding type II secretion system F family protein, whose amino-acid sequence MSGWAMVLYSAVLLALYGVLTVRALSIRRKERFRPNVDPFVVLLSYRPLWNKLQPWMNKLRIPLALLNGGTCTLETLIGWSAESIGLAYLTLMVTGFLAIGAENPALLFVGAILAGILPALRAKELYGKVKKRHQSIVMELPELLSKLLLMVNAGENVMRALARTVEQKQGIQHPLYVELNSALEGLKRGESLSIALEEMGRRCAVPEVKLFATTLLINARRGGDAFVPALRELTRQMWDKRKAIARTLGEQASSRLAFPLTIVFLLIMVLVGAPTVFMM is encoded by the coding sequence ATGAGCGGGTGGGCTATGGTGCTTTACAGTGCTGTTTTGTTGGCTCTATATGGAGTGCTGACCGTTCGGGCATTGAGCATTCGAAGGAAAGAACGGTTTCGGCCGAACGTGGATCCATTCGTCGTCCTTCTGAGTTATCGTCCTTTATGGAATAAATTGCAGCCGTGGATGAACAAGTTGAGAATCCCGTTGGCCTTATTGAACGGAGGAACCTGTACTCTGGAAACGTTGATCGGATGGTCCGCCGAGAGTATCGGACTAGCCTATCTCACCTTGATGGTAACCGGATTTCTGGCCATCGGCGCGGAAAACCCGGCTTTGCTTTTCGTAGGCGCGATTCTCGCGGGAATCCTGCCGGCCTTACGCGCGAAAGAGCTTTACGGCAAAGTGAAAAAGCGACATCAGTCGATCGTCATGGAATTGCCGGAATTGCTTAGCAAGCTGCTGCTCATGGTTAACGCGGGGGAGAACGTGATGAGGGCGTTAGCTCGTACCGTGGAACAGAAGCAAGGAATCCAGCATCCCCTTTACGTTGAATTGAATTCAGCGCTCGAAGGATTGAAACGCGGAGAGAGTCTATCTATTGCGCTGGAGGAGATGGGGAGAAGATGCGCCGTGCCCGAGGTGAAGCTGTTCGCGACGACGTTGCTCATCAATGCCAGAAGAGGAGGGGATGCATTCGTGCCCGCGTTGCGCGAATTAACTAGGCAAATGTGGGACAAGAGAAAAGCGATCGCCCGTACGCTTGGGGAGCAAGCCTCTTCAAGACTCGCTTTTCCGCTAACGATCGTCTTTTTGTTGATCATGGTTTTAGTAGGTGCGCCAACGGTATTCATGATGTAA
- a CDS encoding Flp1 family type IVb pilin has product MIGNLFQFGMKAVSDLWEDEEGLGTLELVLIAAVLIIVAIFFKDWILEFLGNLMDSVEGKAEDVFEE; this is encoded by the coding sequence ATGATCGGAAACCTATTTCAATTCGGAATGAAGGCCGTAAGCGATCTGTGGGAGGATGAAGAGGGATTAGGCACGTTGGAACTTGTTCTTATTGCCGCGGTTTTAATCATCGTAGCGATCTTCTTTAAAGACTGGATTTTGGAGTTTCTAGGGAACCTAATGGATTCCGTTGAAGGGAAAGCGGAAGACGTGTTCGAGGAATAA
- a CDS encoding pilus assembly protein, whose translation MKLIGKLRDWGNTSGSISLEASLVIPWVLMLTFLLLFFSLYISQGALLYYSSSIMAERTAFSWTNSAKDAQTGAYPQGEYDGLYWRLTDDSLVQGLFGLVAESNGAGIEIHAGMAGGEGSQAIDKLRRIGFETASSHNVGTGEMRYRNIGIKREIEVDLTSNWLAQPLIWLRGGGAARTEVNALVVEPPEFLRSFDLIRYYATKMKSSPQGESAYRDQAGGVLQKRKR comes from the coding sequence ATGAAATTAATAGGAAAATTAAGAGATTGGGGAAATACGTCGGGATCGATTTCATTAGAGGCTTCGCTTGTAATTCCGTGGGTCTTGATGTTGACCTTTCTGTTGCTGTTCTTCTCCCTCTATATCTCGCAGGGTGCTTTGCTTTACTATAGCTCGTCGATTATGGCGGAGAGAACCGCGTTCAGTTGGACGAATTCGGCGAAAGACGCGCAAACCGGCGCATACCCGCAAGGCGAGTATGACGGATTGTACTGGCGACTAACCGACGATAGCCTCGTTCAGGGACTGTTCGGCTTAGTCGCCGAAAGCAATGGCGCGGGAATTGAGATCCATGCGGGTATGGCGGGGGGAGAAGGTTCCCAGGCAATCGATAAGCTTAGGCGCATAGGTTTCGAAACGGCTTCTTCCCACAACGTGGGAACGGGAGAAATGAGATATCGGAATATCGGGATCAAACGCGAGATCGAAGTGGATTTAACGAGTAATTGGCTTGCGCAGCCGTTAATCTGGCTGCGCGGCGGAGGTGCGGCGAGAACAGAGGTTAACGCTTTGGTCGTTGAACCTCCGGAATTTCTGCGTTCCTTCGATCTCATTCGTTATTACGCTACTAAGATGAAGAGTTCCCCGCAGGGGGAGTCGGCCTATCGCGATCAAGCGGGCGGGGTTCTACAGAAACGTAAACGCTAA
- a CDS encoding TadE family protein, which produces MKQRIRPIVPISKKRNSIKTNEGGVTLETALVMPVFLMFVLFLIFMVQTAVISMALHGALNQTARQAASAWYPISLGIDQARGSAINQQIEQWNEKWLSVGETVSQYGKWLPSPMKEWAEQATNGTFSLEQHAAKLAFGQLVKQFADERVLDESRLKVTSIGLPDIDDRRKAYLTVEAEYTLPVQVPFLGRRLMVRESARERVWIGGAPSVSKIAKQESQTPFNVSFVSLEPNPVKPGRKATLVIRVEPGTSVDLSIIYKSGLSQAKHLGSATADASGLISWTWHVSGRTTPGQWSWQVSNAEGGVWQQTFEVAGKQAAE; this is translated from the coding sequence ATGAAACAACGTATACGGCCGATAGTTCCTATCTCTAAAAAAAGGAATTCCATTAAGACTAATGAGGGCGGAGTAACGTTGGAAACCGCGCTCGTTATGCCAGTATTTCTAATGTTCGTTCTATTCCTGATCTTCATGGTACAAACCGCCGTCATTTCGATGGCATTGCACGGAGCATTGAACCAAACCGCAAGACAAGCCGCATCCGCTTGGTATCCGATATCTTTAGGTATTGATCAGGCGAGAGGCTCCGCAATCAATCAGCAGATCGAACAGTGGAACGAGAAATGGCTTAGCGTGGGAGAGACGGTCAGCCAGTACGGAAAATGGTTGCCTTCTCCGATGAAGGAGTGGGCGGAGCAAGCTACGAACGGTACGTTTTCGTTAGAGCAGCATGCCGCCAAGCTCGCATTCGGCCAACTCGTTAAACAGTTTGCGGACGAACGAGTTTTAGACGAATCGAGATTAAAGGTGACCTCGATCGGATTGCCGGATATTGACGATAGGAGAAAAGCCTATTTAACCGTCGAAGCCGAGTACACTTTGCCCGTTCAGGTACCGTTTCTGGGACGGAGATTAATGGTTAGGGAATCCGCGAGAGAACGGGTTTGGATCGGAGGCGCCCCTTCCGTTTCCAAGATTGCGAAGCAAGAGAGTCAAACGCCGTTCAACGTATCTTTCGTTTCCTTGGAGCCGAATCCCGTCAAGCCGGGGCGCAAGGCTACGCTGGTCATTCGAGTGGAACCGGGGACCTCCGTCGATCTATCCATTATATACAAGAGCGGACTAAGCCAGGCTAAACATCTAGGCAGCGCTACCGCCGATGCTTCGGGTTTGATTTCATGGACTTGGCATGTATCCGGAAGAACGACGCCGGGACAATGGAGCTGGCAAGTCTCGAACGCCGAAGGCGGAGTTTGGCAACAAACCTTCGAGGTCGCAGGTAAACAAGCAGCCGAATAG
- a CDS encoding A24 family peptidase produces the protein MNTWELIIVCVLLVSACWTDLRKMRIPNELTIFFAGSGLIYHCIAGGIDGLGWAFAGAFAGLVPLYVMNRFGGIGGGDVKWFGAFGAWAGPSMTFQLLMSSILFAGGIAFILLMLRLPGLKKLGMRIKWPWGNHPLTKGKGVHFPFMLAVAPGFMTLMGKG, from the coding sequence GTGAATACGTGGGAGTTGATCATCGTATGCGTTCTGCTGGTTTCCGCCTGTTGGACGGATTTGCGCAAGATGCGGATACCTAACGAACTGACGATTTTCTTTGCCGGCAGCGGATTGATTTATCATTGTATAGCTGGCGGTATCGATGGACTGGGTTGGGCGTTCGCGGGAGCTTTCGCGGGGCTCGTCCCTCTGTATGTGATGAACCGATTCGGAGGGATCGGCGGGGGAGACGTGAAATGGTTCGGCGCATTCGGGGCATGGGCAGGTCCTTCGATGACTTTCCAATTGCTCATGTCGTCGATTCTTTTTGCCGGAGGAATCGCGTTTATTCTGCTTATGTTGCGCCTCCCGGGCTTGAAAAAGCTAGGAATGAGAATAAAGTGGCCCTGGGGAAACCATCCGTTAACGAAAGGCAAAGGCGTTCATTTTCCTTTTATGCTGGCTGTGGCTCCGGGTTTTATGACCTTAATGGGGAAAGGGTAG